A DNA window from Thermoplasmata archaeon contains the following coding sequences:
- a CDS encoding DNA double-strand break repair nuclease NurA, whose amino-acid sequence MSYVDDMRRELELLVKHHRDVPLPPEEGPGFQVFRPADTARDMIAVDGSYSFLLNLSSWWLALISVGLLRYAFDGRAFRRTDWRLVQRMVGVSTFEDFVAKQDDLHRSLFEFTKERREEQPRDMVNEYRRLIEGQTAITFADDVEGCIVAVDGTLSEFPKQFTFMERLVALCEKRGHVLVGISKDSQLHSFGHVLTDEDLMARCQDRLPPGALAYARAPKASEAAKEGLLYGDIYYARLHPQARKWFRVDVGTFRDDPNFVFGHLAPYARSLLSVGYPLPLIEAHRMAVTVRQLKPLYEEAVLKAALRMGLDARTVLDGLTEVEGRRRSAFHEYLDKVARDLR is encoded by the coding sequence ATGAGCTACGTGGACGACATGCGCCGGGAGCTCGAACTACTCGTGAAGCACCACCGGGACGTGCCGCTCCCGCCGGAGGAAGGGCCAGGCTTCCAGGTTTTCCGCCCGGCCGACACAGCCCGCGACATGATCGCCGTCGACGGCTCGTACTCGTTCCTCCTGAATCTCTCGAGCTGGTGGCTCGCCCTCATCTCCGTCGGCCTGTTGCGGTACGCCTTCGACGGACGGGCGTTCCGACGGACCGACTGGCGGCTCGTGCAGCGGATGGTCGGCGTCTCGACCTTCGAGGATTTCGTCGCGAAGCAGGACGACTTGCATCGCTCGCTCTTCGAATTCACGAAGGAACGGCGGGAGGAGCAGCCCCGGGACATGGTGAACGAATACCGACGGCTCATCGAAGGGCAGACGGCGATCACGTTCGCGGACGACGTGGAAGGGTGCATCGTCGCCGTGGACGGCACATTGTCGGAGTTCCCGAAGCAGTTCACCTTCATGGAGCGTCTCGTGGCCCTGTGCGAAAAGCGTGGCCACGTGCTCGTCGGAATCTCGAAGGACAGCCAGCTCCATTCCTTCGGACACGTCCTGACGGATGAGGACCTCATGGCCCGATGCCAGGACCGCCTCCCGCCGGGCGCCCTCGCATACGCCCGCGCACCGAAAGCCTCCGAGGCCGCGAAGGAGGGCCTCCTCTACGGCGACATCTATTACGCCAGGCTCCATCCCCAGGCGAGGAAGTGGTTCCGCGTGGACGTCGGCACGTTCCGCGACGATCCGAACTTCGTGTTCGGGCATCTGGCCCCGTACGCCCGGAGCCTCCTGTCCGTCGGGTACCCGCTCCCGCTCATCGAGGCGCATCGGATGGCCGTGACCGTGCGGCAGCTCAAGCCCCTGTACGAAGAGGCCGTCCTCAAGGCAGCCTTGCGGATGGGGCTCGACGCCCGCACGGTGCTCGACGGCCTCACAGAGGTGGAGGGCCGCCGGCGGAGCGCGTTCCACGAATACCTCGACAAGGTTGCGAGGGACCTGCGATGA
- a CDS encoding ATP-binding protein translates to MKIGEIVAASVIDGLIAKLELHNPEELRIAYPVIVEGARYDFYCLVEDVINEPSDIADQLAGSAIGDVVVPRPETHEGYGGPIFYSKAKLRMIQLIERETKKLSEPQTIPPYFSACRHAAREDVERIYEFSETSSTLGTITGVEPFYVQMDMAKLVEKPFAIFGRTGTGKSILNKLVCLGILGKTPASVLIFDMHSEYGMFSATDNTEGLKFFFPGKVEIFSLDPKNKEAKPFVLDPREITPEDLIVALQDFTPAMVDTLYEINKTRGGADLISAIREATMEMLGQERTHEMSLQGLKRRIGRLDRLPFLRDTKEGQRDAFHHILAAIRDGKSVVLDFGDYGTEQMVYLFVANVLSRRLFDLYTERNEEYPRLVLFLEEAHKFLDPNIAPFAPTFSRLARETRKFNLILALVDQRPVRISDEVRSQLANRLVMSLKEPSDVEAALAGVPDKKMWENIIAKLPLRTVAVIGDAIRIPTVIDVLPYDDLSVREHLLGPSVIDAGKLRKIAKRADDVFGRG, encoded by the coding sequence ATGAAGATCGGGGAGATCGTCGCCGCGTCCGTGATCGACGGGCTGATCGCGAAGCTCGAGCTGCACAACCCGGAGGAGCTGCGGATCGCCTATCCCGTGATCGTCGAGGGCGCGCGGTACGACTTCTACTGCCTCGTCGAGGACGTGATCAACGAGCCGAGCGACATCGCGGACCAGCTCGCCGGCTCCGCGATCGGCGACGTCGTCGTGCCGCGGCCGGAGACCCACGAAGGGTACGGCGGCCCGATCTTCTACAGCAAGGCGAAGCTCCGGATGATCCAGCTCATCGAGCGGGAGACGAAGAAACTGAGCGAGCCGCAGACGATCCCGCCGTACTTCTCGGCGTGCCGCCACGCCGCCCGCGAGGACGTCGAGCGGATCTACGAGTTCTCCGAGACGTCCTCGACGCTCGGAACGATCACGGGCGTCGAGCCCTTCTACGTGCAGATGGACATGGCGAAGCTCGTCGAGAAGCCCTTCGCGATCTTCGGCCGCACGGGCACGGGCAAGTCGATCCTCAACAAGCTCGTGTGCCTCGGCATCCTCGGGAAGACGCCGGCGTCCGTGCTCATCTTCGACATGCACTCGGAGTACGGCATGTTCAGCGCGACGGACAACACGGAAGGCCTGAAGTTCTTCTTCCCGGGGAAGGTCGAGATCTTCTCCCTCGACCCGAAGAACAAGGAGGCGAAGCCGTTCGTCCTCGATCCGCGGGAGATCACGCCGGAAGACCTGATCGTCGCGTTGCAGGACTTCACGCCGGCCATGGTCGACACGCTGTACGAGATCAACAAGACGCGCGGCGGCGCGGACCTGATCTCCGCGATCCGCGAGGCGACGATGGAGATGCTCGGCCAGGAGCGGACGCACGAGATGTCCCTCCAGGGGCTCAAGCGCCGCATCGGACGGCTCGACCGCCTGCCGTTCCTCCGCGACACGAAGGAGGGCCAGCGCGACGCGTTCCACCACATCCTCGCCGCCATCCGCGATGGCAAGAGCGTCGTCCTCGACTTCGGGGACTACGGGACGGAGCAGATGGTCTACCTGTTCGTCGCGAACGTCCTGTCGCGCCGGCTGTTCGACCTGTACACGGAGCGCAACGAGGAATACCCGCGTCTCGTCCTGTTCCTAGAAGAGGCGCACAAGTTCCTCGATCCGAACATCGCGCCGTTCGCGCCGACGTTCAGCCGGCTCGCGCGGGAGACGCGGAAGTTCAACCTCATCCTCGCCCTCGTGGACCAGAGGCCGGTGCGCATCTCCGACGAGGTCCGGAGTCAGCTCGCGAACCGCCTCGTCATGTCGCTCAAGGAGCCGTCCGACGTCGAGGCGGCCCTCGCCGGCGTGCCGGACAAGAAGATGTGGGAGAACATCATCGCGAAGCTGCCGTTGCGGACCGTCGCGGTGATCGGGGACGCGATCCGCATCCCGACCGTGATCGACGTGCTGCCGTACGACGACCTCAGCGTGCGGGAGCATCTCCTGGGGCCCAGCGTCATCGACGCCGGCAAGCTACGGAAGATCGCGAAGCGCGCCGACGACGTCTTCGGCCGCGGGTAG
- a CDS encoding winged helix-turn-helix domain-containing protein, producing MDRPDLYVVARILDRLWGSNGPMLRTHLQVASNVNYDIFSRYLGWMQDRELVYLEDSADGHVRVGLTEKGQDAYRKIVQWISEVVQGRMPGT from the coding sequence ATGGACCGCCCCGACCTCTACGTCGTCGCTCGAATCCTCGATCGGCTGTGGGGGTCGAACGGTCCGATGCTCCGCACGCACTTGCAAGTCGCCTCGAACGTCAACTACGACATCTTCTCTCGGTACCTGGGTTGGATGCAGGATCGGGAGCTCGTGTATCTCGAGGACTCCGCCGACGGCCACGTCCGCGTCGGCCTAACAGAAAAAGGGCAGGACGCCTACCGCAAGATCGTGCAGTGGATTTCCGAGGTCGTCCAAGGGCGAATGCCGGGGACCTGA
- a CDS encoding VOC family protein — MMRLLYAGIRVRDLERSVRFYRQVLGMRVSRRGTMSHGGIWVELKSPGSPQRLELNWYPPGSRFHTRYRKGEELDHLAFRVTNVERTFREVTANGARPEVPPFRESRYAFAFVSDPDGIWIELLGRVRESRSKDPE; from the coding sequence ATGATGCGGCTCCTCTACGCGGGAATTCGAGTCCGAGACCTCGAACGATCCGTTCGGTTCTACCGGCAGGTCTTGGGCATGCGGGTGTCGCGGAGAGGGACGATGAGCCACGGCGGCATCTGGGTCGAACTCAAGAGCCCGGGATCGCCCCAGCGGCTCGAACTGAACTGGTATCCCCCGGGTTCGCGGTTCCACACGCGGTATCGGAAAGGGGAGGAACTCGACCATCTCGCGTTTCGGGTCACGAATGTGGAACGCACGTTCCGGGAAGTCACCGCGAACGGAGCCCGGCCGGAGGTCCCGCCGTTCCGGGAGTCGAGGTACGCCTTCGCCTTCGTGAGCGACCCCGACGGAATCTGGATCGAACTGCTCGGGCGGGTGCGCGAGTCGCGGAGCAAGGATCCCGAGTGA
- a CDS encoding LysE family translocator produces MVLDVLVAIGAGVAIGLSLAAPPGPVNAIIASCTVTRSWRAGFLVGLGATTADTVFLTLAVLARSAVSVLEPYVPFVALIGAAVMAYFAWMAGRAWRRTEAILEPRPEERARSYVPGLSVNITSPYPILWWLTAGLVLINQLGPPVLVGFYGGLVLWITAFPLAVREAQRRFARAYHRVLVFSIVSLVAFAAWLVWSAVTQIV; encoded by the coding sequence GTGGTCCTCGACGTCCTCGTCGCGATCGGCGCCGGCGTCGCGATAGGCCTCTCCCTCGCCGCGCCCCCGGGTCCCGTGAACGCGATTATCGCCTCCTGCACGGTCACGCGCTCGTGGCGCGCCGGCTTCCTCGTCGGTCTCGGCGCGACGACCGCGGACACGGTCTTCCTGACGTTGGCGGTCCTTGCCCGCTCCGCCGTCTCCGTCTTGGAACCGTACGTGCCGTTCGTCGCGCTGATCGGCGCCGCCGTGATGGCGTACTTCGCCTGGATGGCCGGCCGCGCGTGGCGCCGGACGGAGGCGATCCTCGAGCCGCGACCGGAGGAACGCGCGAGATCCTACGTGCCCGGGCTCTCCGTGAACATCACGAGCCCCTACCCGATCCTCTGGTGGCTGACCGCCGGCCTCGTCCTGATCAATCAGCTCGGTCCCCCCGTGCTGGTGGGCTTCTACGGCGGCCTCGTCCTCTGGATCACGGCGTTCCCCCTCGCGGTGCGGGAGGCGCAGCGTCGGTTCGCGCGGGCCTACCACCGCGTCCTAGTCTTCTCGATCGTCAGCCTCGTCGCCTTCGCTGCGTGGCTCGTCTGGTCCGCGGTGACCCAGATCGTGTGA
- a CDS encoding sugar phosphate isomerase/epimerase family protein, whose protein sequence is MRIGGSTYSREPFPKQVAELRESGFDYAELDLTWVSLDPAALQDAAEDLAEKIPLETAHLPPSRFHQADLARFVGFIDALAPIGTRIFNAHFMEARSAPRTSPEAKTSWFADLVKAAADRGVAVTLENVDEPPDVLRKALDAIPDLRYCLDVGHAHLDKRADGGRTYLAALGDRLALAHIHDNHGGHGEVGDEHLPFGQGGIDVERDVKALKARGYDGPATLEIFKGTPDDRRACLRKMRRWTRE, encoded by the coding sequence GTGCGAATCGGCGGCTCGACGTACAGCCGCGAGCCGTTCCCGAAACAGGTCGCGGAACTGCGGGAGTCGGGATTCGACTATGCGGAGCTCGACCTGACGTGGGTCTCCCTGGATCCGGCGGCGCTTCAAGATGCGGCGGAGGACCTCGCGGAGAAGATTCCGCTGGAGACGGCGCACCTGCCGCCGTCCCGCTTCCACCAAGCCGACCTCGCTCGGTTCGTCGGGTTCATCGACGCCCTCGCGCCGATCGGCACGCGCATCTTCAACGCGCACTTCATGGAGGCCCGGTCCGCCCCGAGGACGTCCCCGGAGGCGAAGACCTCGTGGTTCGCGGACCTCGTGAAGGCGGCGGCGGACCGCGGCGTCGCGGTGACTCTCGAGAACGTCGACGAGCCCCCCGACGTCCTTCGCAAGGCCCTCGACGCGATCCCCGACTTGCGGTACTGCCTCGACGTCGGGCATGCGCACCTCGACAAGCGGGCCGACGGCGGTCGGACGTACCTCGCGGCGCTCGGCGACCGCCTAGCGCTGGCCCACATCCACGACAACCACGGCGGCCACGGCGAGGTGGGGGACGAGCACCTGCCGTTCGGCCAGGGAGGAATCGACGTGGAGCGGGACGTCAAGGCGCTGAAGGCGCGCGGGTACGATGGGCCCGCGACCCTCGAGATCTTCAAGGGGACGCCGGACGACCGACGGGCGTGCCTCCGGAAGATGCGCCGGTGGACGAGGGAGTAG
- a CDS encoding DUF835 domain-containing protein, protein MPSKAAEAPAPSSRGRASATLVILTLAAVLLSAPPARAAAFSVSGEQVLAGTTDGPAGVQAEDGLRETMREADVAPDPLAYPSIENLSQGSRIAGTFPADVQSSDGVYVQYREATALPVVVESNPTATDPSCTWTACANGMASDGAYASSSAGGDAGVFQGFGFSVPAASSITRVEVGYEAFDPGNDRLTITISWDGGVGWCPAQTTGSLPGTDPNAYTFLDFTTCAGHPWTPSDFGANIATSITHSPQGSPETIDLDANAVRATYQPLVYELALRYDWTGVATGPQHNLRLRGHVSDESVSVQVLTPPSVWTPRLTLTGTVDQVLTYALAASEFDAGNVSIRFVDALGSDVAPSDLWLDYVDVVTTVVAYHLDVVQTVTGVGGGSPALDVEGNVTAGGENFDVFVWNFTAGAWGLKMTSVFTAINEMHSAALLPDEILNGTVRIEFRDRDPASPVAATLTLEVVRVSTTDAAVVLPTVLVVGGAVAGIAAVALFLFFVVRRRKTSSDAGPAAAEAPRAGRLPSLGGLLAKGGTPPPDPAISVRDLRPGGAYLVDEQKPAAGMRALEHVTRMGRSGLVLTRRNPMDVQRAFKLPHTKTVWLGDNRGTRSGLVLATSLDAMASDVRDFLRSNPVGVVLIDCLKDLVEGNDFPSVLAFLREVVEQVAKGQQILLVAMPPEVLQGRELKQLAQQIEVVRIT, encoded by the coding sequence ATGCCATCGAAGGCGGCGGAAGCTCCGGCCCCGTCCTCGCGCGGACGGGCGAGCGCCACGCTCGTCATCCTGACGCTGGCCGCCGTCCTGCTCTCCGCTCCGCCCGCGAGGGCGGCCGCGTTCTCGGTCTCGGGGGAACAGGTCCTCGCCGGGACCACGGACGGACCGGCGGGCGTGCAGGCCGAGGATGGCCTGCGCGAGACGATGCGCGAAGCCGACGTCGCCCCGGATCCCCTCGCCTATCCTTCGATCGAAAACCTGAGCCAGGGGTCCCGGATCGCGGGGACTTTCCCGGCGGACGTGCAAAGCTCCGACGGCGTCTACGTCCAGTATCGCGAGGCGACGGCCCTCCCGGTCGTCGTCGAGAGCAACCCGACCGCAACGGACCCCAGCTGCACGTGGACGGCCTGTGCCAACGGCATGGCGTCCGACGGCGCCTACGCGTCTTCGTCAGCGGGCGGCGACGCCGGCGTCTTCCAGGGCTTCGGCTTCAGCGTCCCGGCGGCTTCCTCGATCACCCGCGTCGAGGTCGGATACGAAGCCTTCGATCCGGGGAACGACCGTCTCACGATCACGATCTCCTGGGATGGCGGCGTGGGCTGGTGTCCCGCGCAGACGACGGGCAGCCTGCCCGGCACGGATCCAAACGCCTACACATTCCTGGATTTCACGACCTGCGCGGGTCACCCGTGGACCCCGTCGGATTTCGGGGCAAACATCGCCACGAGCATCACGCACAGCCCGCAAGGCTCGCCCGAGACGATCGACCTCGATGCGAACGCCGTCCGGGCGACGTACCAGCCGCTCGTCTACGAATTGGCGCTGCGGTACGACTGGACCGGGGTCGCCACGGGCCCGCAGCACAATCTCCGGTTGAGGGGTCACGTCTCCGACGAGAGCGTCTCGGTCCAGGTCTTGACGCCGCCGTCCGTCTGGACGCCGCGGCTGACCCTGACCGGCACGGTGGACCAGGTCCTGACGTACGCCCTGGCGGCCAGCGAGTTCGACGCCGGGAACGTGTCCATCCGGTTCGTCGACGCGCTCGGGTCCGACGTCGCCCCGTCCGATTTGTGGCTCGACTACGTGGACGTCGTGACGACGGTGGTCGCCTACCACCTCGACGTCGTCCAAACCGTGACCGGCGTCGGCGGTGGGAGTCCGGCGCTGGACGTCGAGGGGAACGTCACCGCGGGCGGCGAGAACTTCGACGTGTTCGTCTGGAACTTCACCGCAGGTGCGTGGGGCCTGAAGATGACTTCCGTCTTCACGGCGATCAACGAGATGCACAGCGCGGCCTTGCTCCCCGACGAGATCCTCAACGGGACGGTCCGCATCGAGTTCCGGGACCGAGATCCCGCCAGCCCGGTGGCGGCGACCCTCACCCTCGAGGTCGTTCGGGTCTCGACGACCGACGCCGCCGTGGTCCTGCCGACGGTCCTCGTCGTCGGAGGCGCCGTCGCGGGGATCGCGGCCGTCGCCCTGTTCCTGTTCTTCGTCGTCCGACGGCGAAAGACCTCGTCCGACGCCGGCCCGGCCGCCGCCGAGGCCCCGCGCGCCGGCCGGCTTCCCTCCCTCGGAGGCCTGCTCGCGAAAGGCGGGACGCCTCCGCCGGATCCCGCGATCTCGGTGCGCGATCTCCGGCCGGGAGGCGCGTACCTCGTGGACGAGCAGAAACCCGCCGCGGGGATGCGGGCACTCGAGCACGTGACCCGGATGGGCCGGTCGGGCCTGGTCCTCACCCGCCGGAACCCGATGGACGTCCAACGGGCCTTCAAGCTGCCGCACACGAAGACCGTCTGGCTCGGAGACAATCGGGGCACGAGGAGCGGCTTGGTCCTCGCGACCTCCTTGGACGCCATGGCTTCGGACGTCCGGGACTTCCTCCGGTCGAACCCCGTCGGGGTCGTCCTCATCGATTGCCTGAAGGACTTGGTCGAGGGCAACGATTTCCCGTCCGTCTTGGCGTTCCTCCGGGAAGTCGTCGAACAGGTTGCCAAGGGGCAACAGATCCTCCTGGTCGCGATGCCGCCGGAGGTCCTGCAGGGTCGGGAGCTCAAGCAGCTCGCGCAGCAGATCGAGGTTGTCCGGATCACCTGA
- a CDS encoding GNAT family N-acetyltransferase, whose protein sequence is MRIRDATPADRVALERIARESFDGVRALLAVRGLRRARPLVVAEEGGTLVGFLEGRLLRGRTRIGHVYAVAVDPRMRRRGIGRRLVGEALRRFDAGGAKRIVASVPRDHEPSRSLFAASGFREAPREALWRLYRWRAFRIRLRMILAPHEVFLVRTFTDPSPASAQGA, encoded by the coding sequence ATGCGGATCCGTGATGCGACGCCGGCAGACCGGGTCGCCCTCGAGCGCATCGCGCGGGAGTCGTTCGACGGCGTCCGCGCCCTCCTGGCGGTGCGGGGTTTGCGGCGCGCGCGGCCCCTCGTCGTCGCGGAGGAGGGCGGGACCTTGGTCGGCTTCCTCGAGGGACGGCTGCTGCGCGGCCGGACGCGGATCGGGCACGTGTACGCCGTCGCCGTCGACCCTCGCATGAGGCGACGCGGCATCGGGCGCCGGCTCGTCGGCGAGGCGCTGCGGCGCTTCGATGCGGGAGGCGCCAAGCGCATCGTCGCGTCGGTGCCTCGGGACCACGAGCCCTCCCGGTCCCTGTTCGCGGCGTCGGGATTCCGCGAGGCGCCCCGCGAGGCCCTGTGGCGCCTGTACCGGTGGCGTGCGTTCCGGATCCGCCTGCGGATGATCCTCGCGCCCCACGAGGTCTTCCTCGTGCGCACTTTCACCGACCCCTCCCCCGCATCGGCTCAAGGCGCCTGA
- a CDS encoding DNA polymerase domain-containing protein: MNAYARDILVRTMEIAESHRYEVVHGIVDSVWLRAKPDAEDIRKVQDLIAGSTGLPIELEGRYKWVVFLPCKTTGVGALNRYYGLLDHDEFKLRGIELRKHDTPEFINICQEAMLGELSLASNAAEFRERIPKAVDILRWTAKCVLDRAIPVHQFILTKNISRALPEYVVLTATAAALKQMEKRGFTVEPGESIRYVLLNARARDSERKVRVAEFLQGDEEPDAWEYIRLLCRSGQTLLAPFGYTEERLAAMCKDLSEVSITNIPERAIAIQEDYKSQGESRSRARGGVGYKKPWRIEMDEAKPGEIPDEL, from the coding sequence ATCAACGCTTACGCGCGCGACATCCTCGTTCGCACGATGGAGATCGCGGAGTCACACCGCTACGAGGTCGTCCACGGCATCGTCGATTCGGTCTGGCTGCGGGCCAAGCCCGACGCGGAGGACATCCGCAAGGTGCAGGACCTCATCGCGGGGTCCACGGGCCTCCCGATCGAACTCGAGGGCCGCTACAAGTGGGTCGTCTTCCTGCCGTGCAAGACGACGGGCGTCGGTGCCCTGAACCGCTACTATGGACTTCTTGACCACGATGAGTTCAAGCTTCGCGGCATCGAGCTGCGCAAGCACGACACCCCGGAGTTCATCAACATCTGCCAGGAGGCCATGCTCGGAGAGCTGAGCCTCGCGTCGAACGCCGCGGAGTTCCGCGAGCGCATCCCGAAGGCCGTCGACATCCTCCGGTGGACCGCGAAATGCGTCCTCGACCGCGCGATCCCCGTGCACCAGTTCATCCTCACGAAGAACATCTCGCGCGCCCTCCCAGAGTACGTCGTCCTCACCGCCACCGCGGCGGCCCTGAAGCAGATGGAGAAGCGCGGCTTCACGGTCGAGCCGGGCGAGTCGATCCGGTACGTCCTCCTGAACGCCCGCGCCCGCGACTCCGAGCGAAAGGTGCGCGTCGCGGAGTTCCTCCAGGGGGACGAGGAGCCGGACGCATGGGAGTACATCCGCCTCCTGTGCCGATCCGGACAGACGCTCCTCGCGCCGTTCGGGTACACGGAGGAAAGGCTGGCCGCGATGTGCAAGGATCTCTCCGAGGTCTCGATTACAAACATTCCCGAACGAGCGATCGCGATCCAGGAGGACTACAAGTCTCAGGGGGAGAGCCGCAGCCGCGCCCGCGGCGGGGTCGGATACAAGAAGCCGTGGCGGATCGAAATGGACGAAGCGAAGCCCGGTGAAATTCCGGACGAGTTGTGA
- the xseB gene encoding exodeoxyribonuclease VII small subunit: MTDGPTFEESLAALEATVDALSRGDLPLDRALAVFEEGLALYRRCHAILVDSEQRVTKLVAAAEGLTEEPFPVE; this comes from the coding sequence ATGACCGATGGACCGACGTTCGAGGAATCCCTCGCGGCCCTCGAGGCCACGGTGGACGCGCTGTCCCGCGGCGATCTGCCGCTCGACCGGGCGCTCGCCGTCTTCGAGGAAGGGCTCGCCTTGTACCGACGCTGCCACGCGATCCTCGTGGATTCCGAGCAGCGCGTGACGAAGCTCGTCGCCGCGGCGGAGGGCCTGACGGAAGAGCCGTTCCCCGTCGAGTGA
- the xseA gene encoding exodeoxyribonuclease VII large subunit, which produces MDPIAVTYETRPGLPPALTVTQLARLIRETVHANPILSRILVRGEVSNFQRAPAGHVFFSLKDATSQLACVLFRDDAAGLGFDLEDGMDLVVSGDVDVFPRRGTVQLLVHAATPAGVGAFWAAYQRTRKKLAAEGLFDSARKRPLPAFPQRIGVVTSEIGAVVHDIVTILRRRYPLAHVIVAPALVQGPEAPASLRRALAFVADRVDVVIVARGGGSLEDLWCFNDEGLARAVATCRVPVVSAIGHETDVTIVDFVADVRAPTPSAAAEIVSPDSVELTARVNDAGHRLLQEIREILGAARGRVTGFGERMSPRALRRGVEANRVLLERSHAALSAVAPRELSRHRDRLDALGRRLDVLSPLATLQRGYAIAEREDGHVVARAAEVDSGDALAVRFQDGRIHVRVNPEEAP; this is translated from the coding sequence ATGGATCCGATCGCCGTCACGTACGAGACGCGTCCGGGGCTGCCGCCCGCCCTCACGGTCACGCAGCTCGCTCGCCTGATTCGCGAGACGGTCCACGCGAACCCGATCCTCTCGCGGATCCTGGTGCGCGGCGAGGTCAGCAATTTCCAGCGCGCGCCCGCGGGCCACGTCTTCTTCAGCCTGAAAGACGCGACGTCGCAGCTCGCGTGCGTCCTCTTCCGGGACGACGCCGCAGGGCTCGGCTTCGACCTCGAGGACGGCATGGACCTCGTCGTGTCGGGCGACGTGGACGTCTTCCCGCGCCGCGGGACCGTCCAGCTGCTCGTCCACGCCGCGACCCCGGCCGGCGTCGGAGCGTTCTGGGCCGCCTACCAGCGGACGCGCAAGAAGCTCGCGGCCGAAGGGCTGTTCGACTCGGCCCGGAAGCGTCCCCTCCCGGCGTTCCCGCAACGGATCGGCGTCGTCACGTCGGAGATTGGCGCGGTCGTGCACGACATCGTGACGATCCTCCGCCGGCGTTATCCCCTGGCGCACGTCATCGTGGCGCCCGCGCTCGTCCAAGGCCCGGAGGCGCCGGCGAGCCTACGACGGGCGCTCGCGTTCGTCGCGGACCGCGTCGACGTCGTTATCGTCGCGCGCGGCGGCGGATCCCTCGAGGACCTGTGGTGCTTCAACGACGAAGGCCTCGCCCGGGCCGTCGCGACGTGCCGCGTGCCCGTCGTCAGCGCGATCGGCCACGAGACCGACGTCACAATCGTGGACTTCGTCGCGGACGTGCGCGCGCCGACGCCGAGCGCGGCCGCGGAGATCGTCTCTCCAGATTCGGTCGAACTGACGGCGCGGGTGAACGACGCGGGCCACCGTCTCCTCCAGGAGATCCGGGAGATCCTCGGCGCGGCCCGCGGACGCGTTACCGGATTCGGAGAGCGGATGTCGCCCCGCGCCCTGCGCCGCGGCGTCGAGGCGAACCGTGTCCTGCTCGAACGTTCGCATGCCGCGTTGTCGGCCGTCGCCCCGCGCGAGCTCTCCCGGCATCGGGACCGGCTCGACGCCCTCGGCCGCCGACTCGACGTGCTCAGTCCCCTCGCGACGTTGCAGCGCGGCTACGCGATCGCGGAGCGGGAAGACGGGCACGTCGTCGCGCGCGCCGCCGAGGTCGATTCGGGAGACGCCCTTGCGGTGCGCTTCCAGGACGGCCGGATTCATGTTCGCGTCAATCCGGAGGAGGCACCATGA
- a CDS encoding PF20097 family protein yields MCVNCPQCGRPMESGYLRTESFIDGAKWTTKKTVLGLGGERIKGTNAGGNVYLDGFRCASCRILSLRH; encoded by the coding sequence ATGTGTGTGAACTGTCCGCAATGCGGACGCCCGATGGAGTCCGGCTATCTTCGCACGGAGAGCTTCATCGACGGCGCGAAATGGACGACGAAGAAGACCGTCCTGGGCCTCGGCGGAGAGCGGATCAAGGGCACGAACGCGGGCGGGAACGTGTACCTGGACGGGTTCCGCTGCGCCTCCTGTCGGATCCTCTCGCTCCGGCATTGA
- the pyrE gene encoding orotate phosphoribosyltransferase codes for MALVAALKASGALQLGTFTLASGKTSSYYVDIKKAITRPDLLRAIADAMAPYARTADRIAGVELGAVPIAAAVSLASGKPYLMVRKAPKEHGTKHDVEGDLGKGERVLFVEDVVTTGGTLRAAIERVRGHGAAVEDCVCVVDREEGGRILLAEIGVRLHALLGAKDLLAAR; via the coding sequence GTGGCACTCGTCGCGGCGCTGAAGGCGTCCGGCGCGCTGCAGCTCGGGACCTTCACCCTGGCGTCCGGCAAGACGTCCTCATACTACGTCGACATCAAGAAGGCGATCACGCGTCCGGACCTCCTGCGCGCAATCGCGGACGCCATGGCGCCGTATGCCCGCACGGCGGATCGGATCGCGGGCGTCGAGCTCGGCGCGGTGCCGATTGCCGCCGCCGTCAGCCTGGCGAGCGGCAAGCCGTACCTCATGGTGCGCAAGGCGCCGAAGGAGCACGGGACGAAGCACGACGTCGAAGGGGACCTCGGGAAGGGCGAGCGCGTCCTGTTCGTCGAAGACGTCGTCACGACGGGTGGCACGCTGCGGGCCGCGATCGAGCGGGTGCGCGGGCACGGCGCGGCCGTCGAGGATTGTGTGTGCGTCGTCGACCGGGAGGAGGGAGGCCGGATCCTGCTCGCGGAGATCGGCGTGCGACTCCACGCGCTCCTCGGCGCGAAGGATCTCCTCGCGGCGCGCTAG